A genome region from Choloepus didactylus isolate mChoDid1 chromosome 12, mChoDid1.pri, whole genome shotgun sequence includes the following:
- the UBL3 gene encoding ubiquitin-like protein 3 yields the protein MSTNVPADMINLRLILVSGKTKEFLFSPNDSASDIAKHVYDNWPMDWEEEQVSSPNILRLIYQGRFLHGNVTLGALKLPFGKTTVMHLVARETLPEPNSQGQRNREKTGESNCCVIL from the exons ataaatttgcGCCTCATTTTGGTAAGCGGGAAAACGAAAGAGTTCCTCTTTTCTCCTAATGATTCTGCTTCAGACATAGCAAAACATGTGTATGACAACTGGCCAATGG ACTGGGAAGAAGAGCAGGTCAGCAGTCCAAATATTCTACGACTTATTTATCAAGGACGATTTCTACATGGAAATGTCACATTAGGAG cATTAAAACTTCCTTTTGGCAAAACAACAGTGATGCATTTGGTGGCCAGAGAGACGTTGCCAGAGCCAAACTCTCAAG GTCAGAGGAATCGTGAAAAGACTGGAGAAAGCAATTGTTGTGTAATCCTGTAA